A window of Nocardia arthritidis genomic DNA:
CGAGCCGCGACATGGGCAGGGTCCGCATCCGGTCGATGATGCCCTTCTGCAGATCGCCCGCCAGGCCGACGGTGGTGAACGCGGCATTGAAAGCGACTGTCTGCGTGAAGATTCCGGCCAGCAGAAATTCCCGGTACTGGCTACCACCCAGCGAGGCGCCGAAGATGTAGGCGAACAGGAAGACGAACATCAGCGGCTGGATGGTCGCGGTGACCAGCAGGGTCGGCACCCGCAGGATGGTGAGCAGATTGCGGTAGGCGACGATCGCGCTGTCCCGGAAAACCCGCAGCCGTGGGGCCCGCTCGGATGGCGCTGTGGTGGATGCGGCCGACGCGGTGGTCACGCCCGTACCTCCTCTTGGATCTCGTCGTCCACCGGCTGCTCGTCCTTCTTCGCGGAAGTTCCGGTGAGGGAAAGGAATACGTCGTCGAGGCTGGGCCGGTGCACGGTGGCGTCCACCACGCAGACTCCGGCGTCGTCGAGCCTGCGCAGCGCCTCGACCATGGTGCGGGTGCCGTCACCGACCACGACGGTGGCCTCCTCGGTGCCCGGCTCGTGGATCGGCTCGCCGATCCCGACCTGCGCCAGCACCGAAAGCGCCGGTTTCATATCCTGTCCGGCGGCCAGGGTGACGGTGAGTTTGTCGCCGCCGATGGCGGTCTTCAGCTCATCGGCCGAACCGCGCGCGATGACCCGGCCGCGATCGATGACGGTGATCCGGTCGGCGAGCAGATCGGCCTCCTCCAGATACTGCGTGGTGAGCAGCACGGTGGTGCCGTCGTCGACGAGATCGCCGATGACCCGCCACATATCGAGCCTGCCGCGCGGATCCAGGCCGGTGGTCGGCTCGTCGAGTACTACGACCGCGGGCCGGGCCACCAGCGCGCCCGCCAGGTCGAGCCTGCGGGCCATACCGCCGGAATAGGTGCCCGCCCGCCGGTGCGCCGCGTACTCCAGACCTAGCGCCTGGAGTAGTTCCGCCGCGCGAGAGGTGGCCTGCCGCTGCGACATCCCGTACAGCCGGGCCACCATGCGCAGGTTCTCGTAGCCGGAGAGGTTGCCGTCCACCGCGGCGTACTGGCCGGAGAGCCCGATTCGCCTGCGCGCCAAGGCCGGATCGCGCAGCACGTCCACCCCGGCCACCCGCACCGACCCGGCGTCGGGCCGGAGCAGGGTGGTGACGATCCGGACCGTGGTGGTCTTCCCGGCGCCGTTCGGGCCGAGCAGACCCATCACCGTGCCCGCCGGGACCTGTAGGTCGATGTGGTCGAGCACGCGTACGCGACCGTAATGCTTGACCAGGTCGAGCACTTCGACCGCGAGGCTCACGGCTTCACCTCGAAGAACCGGCAAACACGCATCACAGCTCGACCCCACTATCGCTAGGTTTCGCCGCGATCTCGAATCCCGCTTGCCGACAATGGCTTTCGTCGTCGGCGCGGGAATCCGGCGCGGCGGATCGTTGGTTGTATTCGGCCAGCACGGCGCGCCGCCAGCGGCGCCCGGTCGGCCCCCAGTGACCGACTCTGGCGCCACCGCTCGCCGATTCACCACACATGCTCACTGCCGTGTCTCCTTTCGCCGGGCGCGCACGGGCGAGTCGATGGACAGGTGTTCGTCGGGATGGTCGCCGTCGGCGGCGGACCCGTTGCGCGGCTGCGCCTTTCCGCGCGGTGGTAGCACGCCGGGCACCAGCCGCTGCCCGGATTCCGCGGTCACCCGGCCGTCGAGCTGATCGGCGGGCGTACCCGGAATGCGGCCCACCGGAAGCTGTCCCGGATTGGCCGGGGCGTATCCCTCCAGCGGTTCCGGAGATTCGCCGAGCTCGCGATCCCGGCGCCGCTCCCCCGCCGTACGCGCCTTGCCGCGCTTCAGCGGTTCGACGATCGCCCTGGCATCGGGTTCGGCCGCGAGATGGCGCCGCAGCACCGGGCCGATCACCGCGAGCGCCTCCGGTGTCGTCATCGCCGCATGGACGCAACGGATTTCGTGATCCTCGACCTGTCCCGTGATGTACGGCAGCCAGGCGGCGGCCCGGCGTTCCGGATGGGCCCGGTTGATCTCGTCGTCGGCGGCGGTGAAGAACAGCAGGTCACCGTCGAAGACGCCGGGCCGGAACCCGTTGGCCTGCACCGTGCCGTTGGTGTAGCCGGTGTAGAGCCGCTCGAGGTGGTCGACGGTCAGCGCCGCGAACGGACCGGGCCGCGAGCGCAGCAGTTCCGCCGCGGCGTGCAGATCCGTCGCCGAATCGAGGCCGGCCGCGAGATCGCCGCCGAATTCGCCGATGATCTCGGCGATGGTCGGCACGGCCCGCTCGAACAGCTCACCGGAGAGCAGGTAGCTGTCCAGCATGGCGAGCAGCGCGACCCGATCGCCCGCCGCCTGCAGTCGCACGGCCACCTCGTGCGCGATCAGGCCGCCGAGCGACCAGCCGAGCAGGTGGTACGGACCGTCCGGCTGAACCGACTTGATATGGGCCACATAGTGTTCCGCTGCCTCGGCGATCGAATCGAAGCTCTCCGCCCCCGCGACGTGCGGTGCCTGCAATCCGTAGACGGGGCGTTCCGGCGGCAGCTGACCGACCAGCCCGGAGTAGCACCAGGCCAACCCGATCGCCGGATGCACGCAGAACAGCGGGGCCGCGATGGCGGAGCTGCTCGCCCGGATCGGCAACACCGGCGCCAGCGCCGTCGCCGCGATGGCGTCCGCGCCGTGCCCATCGATCCTGGCCGCGATGGCGGCCGGGGTCGCCTCGCCGAACATCAGCGCCACCGGCAGATCGATTCCGGAATCCCGCAGCTGGGCAACGACCTTCGTGGCCAGCAGCGAATTACCGCCCAGCTCGAAGAAGCCGTCGTCGGCGCCCACCGAATCCATGCCGAGCACCGCGGCGAACGCGGCGCACAGTGCGGCCTCGGTCGGCGTCGCCGGTGCGCGGTAACCCTCGGCCGCCGTGAACACCGGCTCCGGCAACGCTTTCCGGTCGAGTTTGCCGACCGGATTCAGCGGCACCTCGTCGATCAGCATGATCGCCTGCGGCACCATGTAATTCGGCACCCGTTCGGCGACGTGTTCGGTGAGTTCGGCCACCGAGGGTGCGGTCCCGTTGCGCGGCTTGACATATGAGACCAGCGCCATCGCACCCGCCGGCGTCCGGTGACCGATGGTGGTGACGAATTCGACGTCGCGGTGCCGGGCCAGCGCCGCATCGATCTCGCCGAGTTCGATGCGGAAACCGCGGATCTTCACCTGGAAGTCGGTGCGGCCGACGTATTCGATCTCCCGGTCGCCGCCCGTCCACCAGCGCACCAGATCGCCGGTGCGGTACATGCGCTCACCCGGTTTGCCGAACGGGTTGGCGACGAACCGCTGCGCGGTCAGGCCGGGCCGGTTCAGGTAGCCGCGGGCCAGCGCGGCCCCGGCGAGGTGCAGTTCCCCGGTGACGCCGATCGGGGCCGGATGCAGCCGCCCGTCCAGGATGGTCGCGCCGACGCCGCGGATCGGGCCGCCGATGGTGATGGGTCCGCCGGGCGTCAGCGGCGCCGAAATCACCGTGACGATGGTGGTTTCCGTCGGCCCGTACACGTTGTACAGGTTGCGGCCGGGCGCCCACCTGGTGACCAGATCCGGCGGCAGCGCCTCGCCGCCGACCAGCACATGCCGCAGTTCGGTGACGCCGGCCGGATCCACCGTGCCCAGCGCGGAGGTGGTGATGAAGGCGTGTGTGATGCCTTCGTCGATGAACACCTGCCGCAGGTCCGCCCCGCCGACCACGCCGGGCGGAGTGATCACCAGGGTGGCCGCGCCGCCGAGCGCGAACAGCAGGTCCAGCATCGCCGCGTCGAAACTCGGTGTGGCGAAATGCAGTACGCGGCAACCGGGCCGGACCTCGAACCGGGCCGCGGTCTCGGCCGCGAAATTGGACAGGCCGCCGTGCGTGACCACCACGCCCTTGGGTGTGCCGGTGGATCCGGAGGTGTAGATGACGTAGGCCGGATTGTCGACGCGCAGCGGAGTGATCCGCTCGCGCGGGTCGAGTGGACCGTCCGGCGCCGCGAGCACGGTGGCCCGGAATTCCGGATCGTCGAGCACGATCCAGTTCGCGGCCGACGGCAGGTTCTCCCGATGGGCCGTGAGCGTAATGCCCAGCGCCGCACCGGAATCGGTGAGCATATGGGTGATGCGCTGCGCCGGGTACAGCGGGTCGACGGGTACGAACGCCGCACCGGCCTTGGCCACCGCGAGCATGGTGGCCACCGATTCCACCGAACGCGGAATTCCGAGCGCGACAAGGGTTTCCGGACCGACGCCGTGGGTAATGAGTACTCGGGCCATCCGGTTCGTCCACCGGTCGAGCGCGTCGTAGGTGACCTGGGTGCCATCGGCGGACAGCGCGACCGCCTCCCGGTCGGCGTTCGCCGCGGCGGCGAATACCTCGGGGAAGGTGACCGGCCGGTCGGCCTCGGCACCGCGCACCGGGGCGAGCCCGGACCATTCGGCCGG
This region includes:
- a CDS encoding ATP-binding cassette domain-containing protein, whose protein sequence is MSLAVEVLDLVKHYGRVRVLDHIDLQVPAGTVMGLLGPNGAGKTTTVRIVTTLLRPDAGSVRVAGVDVLRDPALARRRIGLSGQYAAVDGNLSGYENLRMVARLYGMSQRQATSRAAELLQALGLEYAAHRRAGTYSGGMARRLDLAGALVARPAVVVLDEPTTGLDPRGRLDMWRVIGDLVDDGTTVLLTTQYLEEADLLADRITVIDRGRVIARGSADELKTAIGGDKLTVTLAAGQDMKPALSVLAQVGIGEPIHEPGTEEATVVVGDGTRTMVEALRRLDDAGVCVVDATVHRPSLDDVFLSLTGTSAKKDEQPVDDEIQEEVRA